A genomic region of Eucalyptus grandis isolate ANBG69807.140 chromosome 5, ASM1654582v1, whole genome shotgun sequence contains the following coding sequences:
- the LOC104441573 gene encoding LOW QUALITY PROTEIN: berberine bridge enzyme-like 15 (The sequence of the model RefSeq protein was modified relative to this genomic sequence to represent the inferred CDS: deleted 1 base in 1 codon), whose translation MAFRSSLLLSQILFLFVALPSSWTSATSTIQQTFFRCLSTNSMNSIPLSTYYTPNNVTSFTSVLNSTANNLRYLLPTAPKPVIIFTPLCEAHVQAAVLCSRRFGLALRVRSGGHDYEAVSYVSQIESPFLVLDLARLRSIQVDIRRGTAWAQAGATTGEVYYRIAQQSRVHGFPMGLCASLGVGGHITGGAYGSMMRMFGLGVDNVIDVRMVDSKGRILDRKAMGEDLFWALRGGGGGSFGVILAWNLKLVNVPETVTVFTVTKTLEQGATKLLYKWQKVAPKIDDRLYIRVMIQASSADLTANRTVVTSYNALFLGDPDTLLRIMGKRFPELGLTRADCVKTSWIGSVLYIAGYPNTTAPEVLLQGKPLFRNYFKAKSDFVRTPISMKGLLGLWKIYLQEENPFMIWNPYGGAMARVPESATPFPHRYGTLFKIQYVATWQDGTQSMAKHMNWLTNLYNYMGSYVSKNPREAYVNYRDLDLGMNKKGVNSLAEASSWGLRYFKSNFYRLVQVKTRVDPDNFFRHEQSIPPLPVKRGR comes from the exons ATGGCGTTTCGCAGCTCTCTGCTACTTTCACAGATTCTCTTCCTTTTCGTAGCCTTACCATCTTCATGGACATCTGCGACTTCCACGATTCAACAGACCTTCTTTCGTTGCCTTTCGACCAATTCCATGAACTCCATTCCTCTTTCCACGTATTACACCCCGAACAACGTCACTTCCTTCACATCTGTCCTGAATTCCACGGCGAACAACCTCCGGTATTTGCTCCCGACCGCGCCGAAGCCCGTGATCATCTTCACCCCGCTGTGTGAGGCCCATGTCCAGGCCGCTGTCCTCTGCTCGAGGCGGTTTGGGCTCGCCCTCCGCGTCAGGAGCGGGGGTCATGACTACGAGGCAGTCTCCTATGTGTCCCAGATCGAGTCCCCCTTCCTCGTGCTCGACCTGGCCCGCCTCCGCTCCATCCAGGTGGACATCCGCCGGGGCACGGCGTGGGCTCAGGCAGGGGCCACGACCGGGGAGGTCTATTACCGGATTGCCCAGCAGAGCAGGGTCCACGGGTTCCCGATGGGTCTGTGCGCCAGCTTGGGCGTCGGGGGCCACATCACCGGCGGGGCCTATGGGTCAATGATGAGGATGTTTGGGCTTGGGGTGGACAACGTTATCGACGTCAGGATGGTCGACTCCAAGGGAAGGATTCTTGACCGGAAGGCGATGGGGGAGGATCTGTTCTGGGCACTCAGGGGAGGCGGTGGAGGCAGTTTCGGCGTAATCCTGGCTTGGAATCTGAAATTGGTCAATGTGCCTGAGACTGTGACTGTGTTCACCGTCACCAAGACCCTCGAACAGGGCGCGACCAAGCTCCTGTACAAATGGCAAAAGGTAGCCCCGAAGATCGATGACAGGCTCTACATCAGAGTCATGATCCAGGCCTCGAGTGCCGACCTGACGGCGAACCGGACGGTGGTGACCTCCTACAACGCCCTCTTCCTAGGAGACCCGGACACCCTTCTTAGAATCATGGGTAAGCGCTTCCCCGAGCTGGGCCTGACACGGGCTGACTGTGTCAAAACGAGCTGGATTGGATCAGTCCTGTACATCGCGGGGTACCCGAACACGACGGCCCCGGAGGTCCTCCTCCAGGGGAAGCCCCTGTTCCGAAACTACTTCAAGGCCAAGTCCGACTTTGTGAGGACTCCGATCTCCATGAAGGGGCTCTTGGGCCTGTGGAAGATATACCTCCAGGAGGAGAACCCGTTCATGATATGGAACCCATACGGTGGGGCGATGGCCCGGGTCCCCGAGTCGGCGACACCATTCCCGCACCGGTATGGCACGCTGTTCAAGATCCAGTATGTGGCCACCTGGCAGGATGGGACCCAGAGCATGGCCAAG CACATGAACTGGCTCACGAACCTGTATAACTACATGGGATCTTATGTGTCCAAGAATCCTAGAGAGGCCTATGTGAACTACAGGGACCTCGATCTGGGCATGAACAAGAAAGGTGTCAACAGCTTGGCGGAGGCAAGTTCTTGGGGTTTGAGATATTTCAAGAGCAATTTCTACAGGTTGGTTCAGGTCAAGACCAGGGTTGACCCTGATAACTTCTTTAGGCATGAGCAGAGCATTCCTCCTCTGCCCGTGAAGAGAGGGAGGTAG